The Sphingobacterium bambusae genome includes a window with the following:
- a CDS encoding family 43 glycosylhydrolase, giving the protein MKKKELLSVRYLLLAFFATVFAQPLFAQDYKFGPADKDYVGYLFAYFKGNAVEDEAVCYAISTDGYNYRALNNNKPVLDSKKISTTGGVRDPHILRGEDGKSYYMVITDMTSSKGWDSNRAMILLKSTDLINWTHAVINIQQRYKGHDDLKRVWAPQTIFDPAVGKYMVYWSMQHGAGPDIIYYAYANADFTDLEGEPKVLFLPKNGKSCIDGDIINKNGLFYLFYKTEGDGNGLRLALTDSLTAGKWIEQPGYKQQTRDAVEGSSVFKLNHSDKYILMYDVYGKGKYQFCESVDLDRFKVIDEDVKMDFHPRHGSIIPLSRAELQALTDKWGVPQGMELSFKKNPVLDGFYADPDVLYSNKTKKYYIYPTSDGFDGWGGYYFKTFSSDDLKTWKDEGVILDLKKDVPWGPRHAWAPTITEKKVKGDYKYYYYFTAAQKIGAAVSDSPTGPFKDSGKPLIDFKPEGVKSGQEIDPAVFNDPKSGKSYLYWGNGYLAVAELNKDMLSIKKNTVKVMTPDKTFREGVYVIFRKGTYYFLWSEDDTRSENYRVRYGTSKSPFGPIEIPENNLILQKDPSKGIYGTGHNSVLQIPGKDEWYIVYHRFNYPKGIEMGDPAGFNREVCIDPLYFDEQGNILPVVVTH; this is encoded by the coding sequence ATGAAGAAAAAAGAACTGTTATCGGTGCGCTACCTCCTGCTCGCCTTTTTTGCTACGGTCTTTGCCCAGCCGCTTTTTGCCCAAGACTACAAATTTGGTCCGGCAGACAAAGATTATGTAGGTTACCTATTCGCCTATTTCAAAGGCAATGCCGTGGAAGATGAAGCGGTCTGTTATGCCATTAGCACCGACGGCTACAACTATCGGGCATTGAACAATAATAAGCCCGTGTTGGATTCCAAAAAGATCAGTACCACCGGTGGGGTTCGTGATCCGCATATCCTTCGCGGCGAGGACGGCAAGTCCTACTACATGGTTATCACCGATATGACCTCCTCGAAAGGTTGGGACTCCAACCGCGCCATGATCCTGTTGAAGTCCACTGATTTGATTAATTGGACACATGCCGTCATCAATATACAGCAGCGCTACAAAGGCCATGATGATTTAAAGCGTGTATGGGCACCGCAAACTATCTTCGATCCGGCGGTAGGCAAGTATATGGTTTATTGGTCCATGCAACATGGAGCAGGACCCGATATCATCTACTATGCCTACGCCAATGCTGATTTTACCGATCTGGAGGGCGAGCCTAAAGTGCTTTTTCTGCCTAAAAATGGAAAGTCTTGCATTGATGGGGATATTATCAACAAGAATGGACTATTTTATCTGTTCTATAAAACAGAAGGCGATGGCAACGGCCTTCGTCTAGCGCTTACGGACTCGCTTACCGCTGGTAAGTGGATCGAACAGCCGGGCTACAAGCAGCAAACACGGGATGCTGTAGAAGGTTCTTCGGTGTTTAAGCTCAACCATTCCGACAAGTATATTCTGATGTATGATGTTTACGGAAAAGGCAAATACCAGTTTTGTGAAAGTGTGGATCTAGATCGCTTCAAGGTGATCGACGAGGACGTAAAAATGGACTTCCATCCGCGCCACGGTTCCATTATTCCTTTGTCGCGTGCAGAACTCCAAGCCTTAACCGATAAATGGGGTGTTCCGCAAGGTATGGAGCTCTCTTTTAAGAAAAATCCAGTGTTGGATGGCTTTTATGCAGATCCTGATGTGCTGTATTCCAATAAGACAAAGAAATACTATATCTATCCCACCAGCGACGGCTTTGATGGTTGGGGTGGTTACTACTTCAAGACCTTCTCTTCCGATGATCTGAAGACTTGGAAGGACGAAGGAGTAATCTTGGATCTTAAAAAAGATGTGCCCTGGGGGCCACGTCATGCTTGGGCGCCAACCATCACCGAAAAGAAGGTAAAAGGGGATTATAAATATTACTATTATTTTACTGCTGCGCAGAAGATCGGTGCTGCCGTTTCCGATTCGCCGACGGGACCTTTCAAGGATTCGGGAAAACCCTTGATCGACTTTAAACCCGAAGGTGTGAAGAGTGGTCAGGAGATTGATCCTGCCGTCTTCAACGATCCGAAAAGTGGAAAGAGCTACCTCTACTGGGGTAATGGCTACCTTGCTGTGGCCGAATTGAACAAGGATATGCTCTCCATCAAAAAAAATACGGTGAAGGTCATGACACCGGATAAGACCTTTCGCGAGGGTGTTTATGTGATCTTCCGTAAGGGCACCTACTATTTCCTATGGTCTGAAGATGATACGCGCAGCGAAAACTACCGCGTGCGCTACGGAACCTCGAAGTCGCCATTTGGGCCGATCGAAATTCCAGAAAACAACCTGATCTTACAAAAAGATCCGTCGAAAGGTATATACGGCACTGGTCATAATTCGGTGTTGCAGATTCCCGGTAAGGACGAGTGGTATATCGTTTACCATCGTTTCAACTACCCAAAAGGAATCGAGATGGGAGACCCTGCTGGCTTCAATAGGGAGGTTTGTATCGATCCCCTCTACTTTGACGAGCAGGGCAATATCTTGCCGGTCGTGGTGACCCACTAG
- a CDS encoding sugar-binding domain-containing protein: MKNMLKYALVGLAATLLQTEALLAQPGFGKAEKINADWRFHLGDTDGQVGKANNDRSWRWVKLPHDWSVKSPLSPTLASATGYLPGGIGWYQKKITVPAEDQGKKMYLYFEGVYNRSEVFINGKSIGKRPNGYISFGYDVTSYLQYGKENVISVKVDHSQSADSRWYTGSGIYRDVWLVRANPVHLDQWGVYAYPEVSKGKGTLQVQVALTNSSETEAKLDVVQELLDAKGSVVAKQSTKASLAAGKQQELKTQLSLKNPKLWSLEQPNQYTLRTTVLQQGKEIDKSEVKTGFRSFTFDPNKGFALNGEWMKVKGVCLHHDAGVLGAEVYPEVWRRRLLTLKELGVNAIRTSHNPQASSLYDLCDELGLLVMDEAFDEWEFPKRKWLEGWNFGTPGFQGTFDFFQEWGERDLADMVKRDRNHLSIFAWSIGNEVDYPNDPYSHPILGGEKKEGGFTQASYGGYKKDAPDAMRLGDIAKKLAAVVKKYDNSRPVTAGLAGVAMSNETAYPGALDIAGYNYTESRYQQDHERFPDRVIFGSENRHDFSAWKAVRDNEHIFGQFLWTGIDYLGESGRWPSRGFYSGLVDFAGFKKPRGYFRQSLWAAKPMAYLGTYSLQGGGSATDVWSALEAEQGQRSNEAPSMDAWPIWNYPDGQLIRVVCYTNSAKARLELNGKMVGQEKAYDQEQGIIYWDIPYASGKLEVIGLDATGKEVTRYAIQSSKRPAGIKVLQGDALTLAAKDGVAQIELQIVDEDGTAVLISEEEITCDIVGNARLLGLEAGNNADMGDYRDNKQRVYHGKMIAYIETNGAANEEVAVRFSTPWLKSATIKLSLK; encoded by the coding sequence ATGAAAAACATGTTAAAATATGCGCTTGTTGGATTGGCGGCTACGCTATTGCAAACAGAAGCGCTTTTGGCGCAGCCGGGTTTCGGCAAAGCCGAAAAAATCAATGCCGACTGGCGTTTCCACTTAGGCGATACCGATGGTCAAGTTGGCAAAGCCAATAATGATCGCTCTTGGCGCTGGGTAAAGCTGCCGCACGATTGGAGTGTGAAATCACCGTTAAGTCCTACCTTGGCCAGTGCCACAGGATACCTGCCAGGAGGCATCGGTTGGTATCAGAAAAAAATTACTGTTCCGGCAGAAGATCAAGGTAAGAAGATGTACCTTTATTTCGAAGGGGTCTACAACCGCAGTGAAGTTTTTATTAACGGCAAATCCATAGGCAAGCGCCCCAATGGGTATATATCGTTCGGATACGACGTAACGTCCTATCTACAATACGGAAAAGAGAACGTAATTTCTGTGAAGGTGGATCACAGCCAAAGTGCAGATTCCCGTTGGTACACCGGTTCGGGTATCTACCGCGATGTATGGTTGGTGCGTGCCAATCCGGTGCATCTCGATCAATGGGGTGTATATGCCTATCCAGAAGTGAGCAAAGGCAAAGGAACCTTGCAGGTACAAGTCGCCTTAACCAACAGCTCCGAAACGGAGGCGAAGCTTGATGTTGTGCAAGAGCTCTTGGATGCAAAGGGATCCGTCGTGGCTAAGCAAAGCACAAAGGCTAGCCTAGCTGCTGGAAAACAGCAGGAGCTGAAAACACAGCTGAGCCTAAAGAACCCTAAATTGTGGAGTTTGGAGCAGCCAAATCAATATACCCTGCGCACGACCGTTTTGCAACAGGGCAAGGAAATCGATAAGTCAGAAGTCAAAACGGGTTTCCGCAGCTTCACCTTTGATCCCAATAAAGGGTTTGCCCTCAACGGGGAATGGATGAAGGTGAAGGGCGTTTGCTTGCACCATGATGCCGGCGTATTGGGCGCCGAGGTATATCCAGAGGTTTGGCGCCGCCGTCTGTTGACCTTGAAGGAGCTCGGCGTGAATGCTATCCGCACCAGCCACAATCCACAGGCTTCTTCGCTTTATGACCTTTGTGATGAGCTGGGTTTACTGGTTATGGACGAGGCTTTCGACGAGTGGGAATTCCCGAAGCGGAAATGGTTGGAAGGTTGGAATTTTGGAACACCGGGATTTCAGGGTACTTTCGACTTTTTTCAGGAATGGGGCGAGCGCGACCTGGCCGATATGGTGAAACGTGATCGTAACCACCTGTCGATCTTTGCTTGGAGTATTGGCAACGAGGTCGACTATCCGAACGACCCCTATTCGCATCCTATTTTGGGTGGAGAAAAGAAAGAAGGCGGATTCACGCAGGCATCCTATGGCGGCTATAAAAAAGATGCGCCAGATGCAATGCGTCTCGGCGATATCGCTAAAAAGCTGGCTGCTGTAGTCAAAAAATACGATAACAGCCGCCCAGTAACGGCGGGCCTTGCCGGCGTTGCCATGTCCAACGAAACCGCTTATCCGGGCGCCTTGGACATTGCAGGCTACAATTATACCGAGAGCCGCTACCAGCAGGATCACGAACGTTTTCCTGATCGCGTGATCTTCGGTAGCGAGAACCGACATGATTTTTCGGCTTGGAAGGCGGTGCGCGACAACGAACATATTTTTGGGCAGTTCCTCTGGACCGGGATCGACTACCTTGGTGAATCAGGTCGTTGGCCTTCCCGCGGCTTCTACTCGGGTTTGGTAGATTTTGCGGGATTCAAGAAGCCACGTGGTTATTTCCGCCAGTCCCTTTGGGCGGCAAAGCCGATGGCCTACTTAGGCACCTACTCGCTGCAGGGCGGTGGCTCGGCAACCGACGTATGGTCGGCTTTAGAGGCCGAGCAGGGGCAGCGTAGCAACGAGGCTCCATCCATGGATGCTTGGCCGATATGGAACTACCCCGACGGACAGTTGATTCGGGTGGTTTGCTACACCAACAGCGCAAAGGCTCGTCTTGAGCTTAATGGTAAAATGGTAGGGCAAGAGAAGGCCTACGACCAAGAGCAGGGCATCATCTATTGGGATATTCCATATGCCTCCGGCAAGCTTGAAGTGATCGGCTTGGATGCCACAGGTAAAGAGGTTACGCGATATGCCATCCAATCCAGTAAGCGGCCAGCGGGCATTAAAGTGCTGCAGGGCGATGCGTTAACCTTGGCCGCAAAAGACGGGGTGGCGCAAATTGAGCTACAGATTGTGGATGAAGATGGCACAGCCGTTCTTATTTCGGAAGAGGAGATTACCTGCGATATCGTGGGCAATGCACGCCTTTTAGGCTTGGAAGCTGGTAATAATGCGGATATGGGCGATTACCGTGATAACAAGCAACGGGTTTATCATGGCAAAATGATAGCCTACATCGAGACCAACGGTGCTGCAAATGAAGAAGTGGCGGTACGCTTTAGTACTCCCTGGTTAAAGTCTGCCACAATAAAGCTGTCTTTGAAGTAG
- a CDS encoding PD-(D/E)XK nuclease family transposase: MTGKVFYEELGFLYIELVKFDKEEVELQTDLERWFYVLKHMSRLDKLSVYLRKPIFEQLFSIAAYTQLNKEERDMYDVSLKRKWDAEAVREYQEQKLAATEQQALERGLQKGLEQGEKKGLQQGLLQRREEGSREKAIAIAKALQRTGLSVEDIAQATGLSISELKTLS; this comes from the coding sequence CTGACCGGAAAAGTTTTCTACGAAGAATTAGGCTTTTTATACATAGAATTAGTTAAATTTGATAAGGAAGAGGTTGAATTACAGACAGATTTGGAACGATGGTTTTACGTGCTGAAACATATGTCTCGGCTAGATAAGCTGTCGGTTTATCTTCGGAAGCCGATTTTTGAACAATTGTTTAGCATAGCTGCCTACACACAATTAAATAAGGAGGAACGCGATATGTATGACGTAAGTTTAAAGCGTAAATGGGATGCGGAGGCCGTCCGCGAATATCAGGAACAAAAACTAGCAGCGACTGAGCAGCAGGCATTAGAAAGGGGACTGCAGAAAGGTTTAGAACAAGGGGAGAAGAAAGGCTTACAGCAAGGTCTGTTACAAAGACGCGAAGAAGGGAGCAGGGAAAAGGCGATCGCAATTGCGAAGGCTTTGCAGCGGACGGGGCTATCCGTTGAAGATATCGCACAAGCTACCGGTCTTTCGATTTCCGAACTTAAAACCCTATCATAA
- a CDS encoding lysophospholipid acyltransferase family protein translates to MAPLISREMLSKATGLHHVPIPGLDYMLMEMTSLNRFNREFEKVRHLQGIAFVDAVLAALGIEIAISAEDLRRIPKEGPFVMLANHPYGGMEGLISLKILHEIRPESKILANYILEKITNLKDAFIAVDPFHEEALASNAVGIRNMWQALEKGTPIVIFPAGEVSSYHWDMQQITDKKWHPVIGKFLSKVDVPVIPLYFHGHNSAAFIWLGRLHPKLRTIRLPAELFNKKGKTIRVRIGEKIQLSKLDENLRKPERLLEYIRARTYALGMDTYSNKWDWTERDLFKKPHKPLPIAEAMLAADLEAELMGIDAHKLFSSGSYSVYLSNAGQIPLTMREIGRLRELTFRQVGEGTNQAIDLDVFDMHYKQLFVWHERDKRLVGGYRIGLGEEIMYAQGKRGFYLSQLFKMKADFVKRLPQSMELGRSWIQPMYQKQAMPLYLLWKGIVCCMQQYPQYRYLIGPVSISGDFSLFSKSLIVEFIRRNCFDAKLAKSVKPKKAFKPNLKRMKLETLLENPASFQALESLIQDIESPSNRFPVLLRQYLQLQAKIIAFNVDPNFNNSLDGLLILDKEASDLSSKQRYFE, encoded by the coding sequence ATGGCTCCTTTGATTTCAAGAGAGATGCTGTCGAAGGCGACAGGACTGCATCATGTTCCTATCCCTGGACTGGACTACATGCTGATGGAAATGACCTCGCTTAACCGGTTCAATCGGGAGTTTGAGAAGGTACGCCATCTGCAGGGAATTGCATTTGTGGACGCCGTGCTCGCCGCATTGGGCATTGAGATTGCTATCAGCGCTGAAGATCTACGCCGCATTCCCAAAGAAGGGCCCTTCGTGATGCTGGCCAACCATCCTTATGGAGGTATGGAGGGCTTAATAAGCTTGAAAATACTGCATGAGATACGGCCAGAGTCCAAAATACTGGCCAATTACATCCTCGAGAAGATAACTAACCTTAAAGATGCCTTTATTGCGGTAGACCCTTTTCATGAGGAAGCACTGGCAAGCAATGCTGTGGGCATACGAAACATGTGGCAGGCTCTCGAAAAGGGAACACCAATTGTCATCTTCCCTGCAGGCGAAGTTTCATCCTACCACTGGGATATGCAGCAGATCACGGACAAAAAGTGGCACCCCGTGATTGGGAAGTTTTTAAGCAAGGTGGATGTACCCGTCATTCCGCTCTACTTTCATGGACATAATAGCGCAGCCTTCATATGGCTAGGACGCCTACACCCGAAGTTGCGCACCATTCGGTTGCCTGCCGAACTTTTTAACAAGAAAGGTAAAACCATCCGCGTGCGGATAGGCGAAAAAATACAGCTTTCCAAACTGGACGAGAACCTTCGTAAACCGGAACGACTACTGGAGTACATACGGGCACGCACCTATGCATTGGGCATGGACACCTACAGCAACAAATGGGACTGGACCGAGCGCGATCTCTTTAAGAAGCCCCACAAGCCCCTACCCATTGCCGAAGCCATGCTAGCGGCCGATCTGGAGGCGGAGTTGATGGGTATCGATGCGCATAAACTCTTTAGCAGTGGTAGCTATAGCGTATACTTAAGCAACGCCGGCCAAATACCGCTCACCATGCGCGAGATAGGCCGCCTGCGAGAGCTCACCTTCCGCCAGGTTGGTGAAGGCACAAACCAAGCCATTGATTTGGATGTTTTCGACATGCACTACAAGCAGCTCTTTGTGTGGCACGAAAGAGACAAGCGCCTTGTGGGCGGTTACCGCATTGGACTTGGCGAGGAAATTATGTATGCACAGGGTAAACGGGGATTCTACCTCTCCCAGTTGTTCAAGATGAAGGCTGACTTCGTTAAACGTTTGCCCCAATCCATGGAACTGGGGCGCAGCTGGATACAACCGATGTACCAAAAGCAAGCCATGCCGCTCTACCTTTTATGGAAAGGCATTGTTTGTTGCATGCAGCAGTATCCGCAATACCGCTATTTGATCGGACCTGTAAGCATCAGTGGCGACTTCTCGCTCTTTTCGAAATCGCTGATCGTCGAATTTATACGCCGTAACTGTTTTGATGCTAAACTTGCGAAATCTGTAAAGCCTAAAAAAGCCTTTAAACCCAACTTAAAACGAATGAAGCTGGAAACGCTGCTGGAAAATCCGGCTTCTTTCCAAGCCTTGGAATCGCTTATTCAGGATATAGAATCGCCCAGTAATAGATTTCCCGTGCTGCTGCGCCAATACCTACAGCTGCAGGCTAAAATCATCGCCTTCAATGTGGATCCCAATTTCAACAATAGCTTGGATGGATTGCTGATCTTGGATAAGGAGGCCAGTGACCTGAGCTCCAAACAGCGGTATTTTGAATAG